The Nymphaea colorata isolate Beijing-Zhang1983 unplaced genomic scaffold, ASM883128v2 scaffold0111, whole genome shotgun sequence sequence GTTTTATCTAGCAGGATGTTAGTAACTTTCCTGCTCTTGCATTCCACAAGAACCTAATTATTAATTTGCATCCAAATGTAAGAGCATTCCTATTTTGTGTTGAAGCGAAGAGCTAGTCGTTAGGGATCTTGCCGATCTAGAACGCTACGACCATAGTTCAATCTTAAACCCACGAGTGTGCAATCATCTTTGGCCAATACTATTGCCAGCAAGCAAGGAGGACAATAAGTCCTTTCATTAGCtaatatccaaaaaaatacGAAAATAGATTCcacattatattttttatatacacATCAAACTCCGCAAATAAGATCCAAAAGAGTCGACCCTTCTTTCTTCTGCTTGCTATTCATAAGGCAAAGCATAGCTTTGACCCTTTTGGCAATATCTTTCCCGAAGTGATCAGCCAAGTTCTCTGCAATTCTATTCCTCTCTACATCTCTTTGGTGATGATGAGGTCGTTGGCGAGGGTGAGTTGTCGGATGGCTTTTAACAATATTCGCAAAGTAAATAACTCGTCTACTCTGCTGCTTAGAAGCAGTAAACCTTCCTTCAACTCATTACTCACGCCCAGCTTCATCACCGTCTTGCCCTGACGCGAAAGGTTCTAAAATAGAACAGCCAAGATCTTTAGAATCTGACCGCCGAAAGTAGAAGTCTTGATTGTCGCTGCATCGAAGGACAAAAGAGCAAGAACGATGTTGCGGGTGAATGGCAGACGCactttctgattttttctactTATCTATGCGAGAAGGGACATGATGAAGACCAATTGGTATTGCTCATTTTCGCTGCTCTCCTCCATGGCTTTGAAGGTGCGATAGAAGTACTTCATCAATCGGTAATGAAGCATCTTACTAGCGAAAACCTTGTGGTCCGCATGCAAACTGATGATCGAACTAAGCGGAACAAGCCAGCCTAAAATTCCTCATCACTGCCCACCTCTATAACTCTTTCCAGGTCTTCAAGAGTGAGGGGGGTGGCTGGTGCAACTTCTATGTGTATTTATGTTGAGCTGTTGCAGTCTTTGTCGTGGTGGTTTTGGCTCTAAGACTCACAGCTattcattatatataaatatctccCTCATTTCACcgtatatataaatttaattcTTTTATAATGATCATTTCTGATATCAGAGGTCAATTTTCTCTTGCGTGCAAGGACACCACACATTGTAAAGGACAACCGCCGCAATGACCAGGAGAATGGCCAGCAGTCCCCTTCCCAGTTGTCCATAGGTAATGAAACCGAACTTGAGCAGTGTGGTCATGGTGGACTTCTTGCTGTCGTTGTAGGGAGGATAGCGCTGGTTGATGGGGTAACTGTCCATCGAGGAGATGAGAGCGATGCTCTTTGGGTTGGTGAAGGCGAGGAAACCGTCCTTGCCGTGGTACCTACCGTACCCGCTGGCGCCCACACCGCCGAAGGGAAGGCTGAGGTTGGTCATCTGCAGGATTGTGTCGTTGACCACGTAGGCTCCGGATGAGGTTTGGGAACGGACTAGGCTTGTGTTGGCCTTTGACTCGCTGAACTGGTAGACGACCAATGGCTTGGGACGGGAATTGATCTCCTTGATGAGCTCCTTGAGGTCGGAGTAGTAGAAGATAGGCAAAATTGGGCCGAAGATCTCATCCTGCATGAGGAGACTATCCTTGCGTGGAGTTTCAATCACGGTCGGCCCCATGAATCTAGTCTCCTTATTGACGGCCTTTCCTCCGTAGATGATGCTTCCTCCATGGTCATCCTTCAAGTACTTCTCAACGCGGTCAACGTGGAACCGATTGATGATCTTTCCGTAATTTCCATCATTCTCCAAACTTTGCTCTCCGCCGTAGAAGAGCTCCAGCTTCTCGAGGAGGGCCTTGCGGAAGGGCTCGCGGATGGACTCGTGGACGAAGACGTGGTCGACGCCGATGCAGGTCTGACCGCAGTTGAAGAACTTGCCGAACAGGATGCGGTTAGTAGCTGTCGAAATGTTGGCAGTCTCATCAACAATCACGGGGCATTTGCCTCCCAACTAGAGGATGCAGGGGACCAGGTTCTTGGCAGCCTACACAGCCACCAGTCTGCCAGTCATCGTCGATCCAGTAAAGCAGATAATATCCACTGGCAATCTGGTGACAGCCTTGGCCACTTCCACTCTTCCCTCAATCACCCTGAAGAATCCTATATCGTCAATGGTATACTCTTGTCCAAGTATTAGTCGAAGAGCTTCTTGATGACTCCTGAGCTTTCTGCTGCCAGTTCGCTGGGCTTGAGTATGACGCAATTTCCAGCCGATATAGCTGCCGCCACCTGAGGAATGGCAGTGTAGATCGGGTAGTTCCAGGCGGATAGCACCAAGGCCACTCCCAAAGGCTCATGCTCGATTTCGCATGTAGCCATTCCGAGGCCTGGATAGTGGATGCATTACCGAGAGGCGTGGGTTTGGACTATGGTTTGATCCAGGAGCCGACCCCGTCGATGAGATCCTGGATTTCAGCCTTGGTGAGGGCGTGCGCTCCAAAGTTGCTGATGAAGGTGTTGTGTCCGAGGTCCTTATTGAGGGCTTCATTGAACTCCTGCTCGAGAGCGATGTATCCCCGGAGAAGCGTCTTGAGGGTATTCTTGCGGAAGGCGAGGGACTTGGTCTCGTGGGTGAAGAAATTGGCTCTGAGCTAGTCGAAGATGGGCCGCACCACTGAGGGATCGTCAGGGATTATTCTACTCATCTCAAATATGTATGATTAATGATACAACTTGAAGATTCACATTAAAATGGGAGGATATATCGAGAGCATAACAGAAAAATATCTGGGAAGTGGGCACAGATGGAGGATAGGATAAATAGAGGttttggtttggtttgaagATGAACTTTGAGATTGTTGAAAGATTAGCATGATGATCGACTCTAGAGGATACATTCATAGGATAGCATACTACATTTCTCAATTCCCAACCTATTCCATCCCATAATCCTCTTCCTGCTCTCCTTCCATCCATAATGCTCCGAATGCCATATTCCATATAATCTGTAGTTATGTAGTGTGGTGATATTGGGTGGGTTAAATAGGGTGGATGTATCAAACCTTGATTTCTCCGTTGCTAATCTTGGCGATGATCTGTTTGGGGCTCTGCTTGTCGACGGTGCATCCGAGGGAGAGGCAGGTTCCGAGTACCTGTTTGACGGTGCCCTGGAAGGTCTTGGCCATGCTCTTCTCCTCGATGACCTTGGCGACCTTCTTGATCTGCTCGAGAGTGAGGTTGCCCTTGTGGGTCACGTTCTTGACCTTCTTTCTGTCACGCTCGTAACCGCCCAACTCCTTGATCAGCAGGGCTGAAGAACTTGGGTTCACGGTGATCTCAGCAGCTCTGTTCTGGCATTTTAGCTGCACCATCACGCGGATGCCCTTCCATTTACCGCCCTACTTCACGATGTCCTCACCCACCTTCTTGGCGTTCTGAATCATATAGTGCATACCAGACCGAGAGGACCGAGCTTGGGAGCGAGAGTGGCAGCGGGGCCGGGCTCACCGCCGAACACTTTGATGTTGACTGCGTTAAGAAAGTCGTACTGTAACGAACCTCGGTGGGATCAACTTTGGGAGGCATTGTGGTGAAATTATATTGATTATTAAATGATTAACCAACAATTAATTAATTCCCACCCCCCATCCCCCAATCCCAACAGTACCGCCCTCCCCATCCCCCACCCCTCTCCCTCAGTTTTCCCCCCCTGAATCCCCCTCTTATCTTCTACTGGAGTTGATATCCGCGTGGTTATGCTGTTGATCTACAATCACCCTGACCAGAAGGACCTGGCCACGTATTCGACCATATCGTTGACATCCTTGAATTTCTAGGCAACGTCGTCGGGGAACTCGATCTTAAACTCCTCCTCCACCAGCACAGTCAGCTCGGTGTAGTCCAACTCGTTGAGGCCTGAATTTCATGCGGAGTACCCAACTACCACCACTGAGTGTTTAGGGTCATCTTCTCGACGTTCTGGATGCCTTAGAAGTGAGCAATGACTCGGGCGATCCTGCGGGCGACCTCGTTGGGATTGAGATAATATCCTGGATGGCGGCAGGAGTACCTGATTTGGTGTTTTTGGTGACGACAGCGTGATAGTCGATCTAGTGGTGTTCGCCACCACTGAAATAGAAGCGGAGGGAGTGGTTGTGGGTCGAGTTAGAAGGGAGGTTGCCAACCTTTTCAGcattttattattatcaaattGAACACCCAACATTAAATCCACGCAAC is a genomic window containing:
- the LOC116268098 gene encoding uncharacterized protein LOC116268098 — translated: MATCEIEHEPLGVALVLSAWNYPIYTAIPQVAAAISAGNCVILKPSELAAESSGLGGKCPVIVDETANISTATNRILFGKFFNCGQTCIGVDHVFVHESIREPFRKALLEKLELFYGGEQSLENDGNYGKIINRFHVDRVEKYLKDDHGGSIIYGGKAVNKETRFMGPTVIETPRKDSLLMQDEIFGPILPIFYYSDLKELIKEINSRPKPLVVYQFSESKANTSLVRSQTSSGAYVVNDTILQMTNLSLPFGGVGASGYGRYHGKDGFLAFTNPKSIALISSMDSYPINQRYPPYNDSKKSTMTTLLKFGFITYGQLGRGLLAILLVIAAVVLYNVWCPCTQEKIDL